The proteins below are encoded in one region of Lactuca sativa cultivar Salinas chromosome 3, Lsat_Salinas_v11, whole genome shotgun sequence:
- the LOC111909058 gene encoding protein ALP1-like: protein MSSSSSSEEFQTIFDTAIACVQMAEQTYNVVCNNAAASSQQRTRRYIYRNREEANQRLVQDYFAENATYQGYYFRRRFRMLKGLFERIVEDVTRECSFFQQRYDARGTPGFTPLQKCTAALRQLAYGIPPDALDESFRMSARTARDSLHFFGKTVIQFYGPKYLRKPTRNDILQLQAHHASVHGFPGMLGSLDCLHWAWENCPTAYHGQFTRGDHGHPTVVLEAVASQDMWIWHAFFGSPGSINDINVLNRSPIFNNIYDGSAPDSSFQVHGTPYKYGYYLVDGIYPEYAVFVKSFSAPHGSRRKKFKRAQERARKDVERAFGALKKRWFILKKPTAYLGEEKLQEIMYTCIILHNMIIEDEGRAICAFDEEEIIPETQPIEIGGEEYINRRAEIRCNETFHNLRNDLVEHIYGVQNINLNLDPPDDPEDEFSENDFM from the coding sequence atgtcatcttcttcatcttctgaagaATTTCAGACTATTTTTGATACCGCTATTGCGTGTGTTCAAATGGCGGAACAAACATACAACGTTGTATGTAACAACGCAGCTGCAAGTTCTCAACAGAGAACACGAAGATACATTTACAGAAATCGTGAAGAAGCCAACCAACGTTTGGTGCAAGACTATTTTGCAGAGAATGCCACTTACCAAGGGTATTATTTTCGTAGGCGCTTCAGAATGCTCAAAGGTTTATTCGAACGTATAGTTGAAGATGTAACGAGGGAGTGCAGTTTTTTCCAACAACGCTACGATGCTAGAGGTACACCCGGTTTCACTCCGTTACAAAAATGCACGGCCGCACTTCGTCAGTTAGCATATGGCATTCCGCCTGATGCGTTAGACGAAAGTTTTAGGATGTCTGCTAGGACAGCACGAGACAGTCTCCATTTTTTTGGCAAAACTGTCATTCAGTTTTATGGTCCAAAATATTTACGTAAGCCTACACGTAATGACATCTTGCAATTGCAAGCTCATCATGCCAGTGTGCATGGGTTTCCTGGAATGCTAGGAAGCTTAGATTGTCTCCATTGGGCATGGGAAAATTGCCCTACAGCATATCATGGGCAATTTACACGAGGTGATCATGGTCACCCAACGGTGGTACTTGAAGCAGTTGCATCACAAGATATGTGGATTTGGCATGCTTTTTTTGGTTCTCCTGGTTCGATTAACGACATCAACGTTCTTAACCGTTCACCAATATTTAACAACATATACGATGGATCCGCACCAGATTCTTCTTTTCAAGTGCATGGAACGCCATATAAGTATGGTTATTATCTGGTCGATGGAATCTATCCTGAGTATGCTGTATTTGTTAAGTCGTTTTCAGCTCCACATGGTTCTAGACGAAAGAAATTCAAGAGAGCTCAAGAAAGAGCTAGGAAGGATGTTGAGCGTGCTTTTGGAGCTCTGAAGAAACGGTGGTTCATACTGAAAAAACCAACAGCTTATTTGGGCGAGGAAAAACTTCAAGAAATCATGTATACGTGTATTATATTGCATAACATGATTATTGAAGACGAAGGAAGAGCGATATGTGCGTTTGACGAGGAAGAAATAATACCAGAGACACAACCAATAGAAATTGGTGGCGAAGAGTATATAAACAGAAGAGCAGAGATACGTTgcaatgaaacatttcataatctTCGCAATGACTTGGTGGAACACATTTACGGGGTTCAAAACATTAACCTTAATTTGGATCCACCGGATGACCCCGAAGACGAGTTCTCGGAGAACGACTTTATGTAG
- the LOC111909087 gene encoding ATP-dependent Clp protease adapter protein CLPS2, chloroplastic yields the protein MAVASAPLALTTILHHSQTPKSLTLSFTTRASISSVSVSNSNGSIKARFGSSRGGAGVLERPSFDQSQFDPATQVQEGGDIGSVKHKKNTGSGDSYRVLLIDDARHTENLVAKALPQAVPGVTPDDARKHFHVSRETGLAVVLVTVKEHAEFYAQMMMRKGLRSTIEPDSTTV from the exons ATGGCAGTTGCGAGTGCACCTTTGGCTCTAACAACGATTCTTCATCACTCTCAAACTCCCAAATCTCTTACCCTATCGTTTACAACTAGGGCATCCATATCTTCGGTTTCAGTTTCAAATTCAAATGGATCTATCAAGGCTAGGTTTGGATCTTCAAGAGGAGGAGCTGGTGTGTTGGAACGACCTTCTTTCGATCAATCTCAGTTCGACCCTGCTACCCAAGTTCAAGAAG GTGGAGATATTGGAAGcgtaaaacacaagaaaaacaCTGGTAGTGGCGACAGTTACAGAGTGCTCTTGATTGATGATGCACGTCATACTGAGAATCTAG TGGCAAAAGCATTGCCTCAGGCTGTTCCAGGTGTTACACCTGACGATGCAAGAAAACACTTCCATGTATCACGGGAAACTGGTCTCGCGGTTGTTCTAGTTACAGTCAAG GAGCATGCGGAGTTCTATGCCCAGATGATGATGCGCAAAGGACTTCGATCAACAATTGAGCCAGATTCGACTACTGTATGA
- the LOC111909088 gene encoding ADP-ribosylation factor GTPase-activating protein AGD4, producing the protein MTFKRSEPIVQEPKVLHCLAFPDLAKYLPPSPTEKDNPMTAFIKLDDSPMFQKQVRYLEQTTDELKLRCQKLHKGSKKYMDGLGEACNMDLLFADSVEAFGGGQDDPVSVSIGGPIMTKFVSAFREIETFKELLRSQVEHLLVDRLAQFLSEDLQDTKDSRKRFDKAAHSYDQAREKVASLKKSTRDEVVAELEEDLQNSKSTFERSRFNLVNSLTNIEAKKKYTFLESLSAIMDAHLRYFKLGYELLSQMEPFIHQVLTYAQQSKEQASIEQDRLAKRIQEFRTQAETKVPLPINVGPTTTTTGVTVNGVGMNSDKNIDAIMQSTTKGTVQTIKQGYLLKRSSSLRADWKRRFFVLDSRGNLYYHRIPPNKPIASQSSNSLASTEQQSRVFGRFRSRHTRAASHDDENLSCHTVDLRTSIIKLDAEDSDLRLCFRIISPLKAYTLQAENEADRIDWMNKITGVIASLLNSHLNQTHFGRSNLGNISEAVDDDFTVLSFNNEGGSTGDNMDMNPADSVSSILREIPGNDLCAECGALDPDWASLNLGILMCIECSGVHRNLGVHISKVRSINLDVKVWEPTVMELFRNLGNKYCNSVWEKLPQTNKFFIEDETDAVLVSKPNPKDAIQQREKYINAKYVEKLFVEASNGSNPNPSSNATRIWEAVKGNNIQEVYRMIATSNSNSNIVNATTYDDVAPSDLIHDLDSTKDSDPKLCKRIKDSRRPESCLQGSTLLHLACGSGYQVMVELLLQFGADINRPDYHGRTPLHHCIFSGNNKLAKYMLRRGAIPSIKDGGGQGALERAMEMGAITDDELLILLSDGK; encoded by the exons ACAGACAACAGATGAGCTCAAGCTTCGTTGTCAAAAACTACACAAAGGGAGCAAAAAGTATAT GGATGGTCTTGGGGAAGCATGCAATATGGACCTTCTATTTGCAGACTCAGTGGAGGCTTTTGGTGGTGGACAAGATGACCCTGTCAGTGTATCAATTGGAG GTCCAATAATGACTAAATTCGTTAGTGCTTTTCGAGAGATTGAAACGTTTAAAGAGCTTCTTCGTTCCCAA GTTGAACATTTACTCGTTGATCGTTTAGCACAGTTTCtgtccgaggatctgcaagataCAAAG GACTCACGTAAACGATTTGACAAAGCTGCACATTCATATGATCAG GCTCGTGAAAAGGTTGCATCTTTGAAAAAGAGTACACGGGATGAAGTTGTTGCTGAATTAGAGGAG GATCTACAGAACTCAAAATCAACATTTGAGAGGAGCAGATTCAATCTA GTAAATTCTCTCACAAACATAGAAGCAAAAAAGAAATACACATTTTTGGAATCTCTTAGTGCAATAATGGATGCTCATTTGAGATATTTTAAGCTG gggtatgaactattGAGTCAAATGGAGCCTTTCATTCATCAG GTGTTGACATATGCCCAACAATCTAAGGAACAAGCAAGTATTGAACAAGATAGACTTGCAAAAAGAATTCAAGAATTTAGGACACAAGCAGAAACAAAGGTCCCACTGCCTATTAATGTGGGCCCCACTACAACCACAACTGGTGTTACTGTAAATGGTGTCGGAATGAATTCTGATAAAAATATAGACGCCATAATGCAGTCCACAACAAAAGGAACA GTCCAGACAATCAAACAAGGGTATCTTTTAAAAAGGTCTTCAAGTTTACGAGCGGATTGGAAGAGACGATTTTTTGTACTTGATAGCCGTGGGAACTTATATTATCATCGGATTCCACCTAACAAACCTATC GCTTCACAATCATCAAATTCACTTGCGTCTACTGAACAACAAAGCCGTGTATTTGGGAGGTTTAGATCAAGGCATACAAGGGCAGCATCACATGATGATGAAAATTTGAGTTGTCATACTGTTGATCTTCGTACTTCCATTATAAAACTTGATGCTGAAGATTCGGATTTACGTTTATGTTTCAGGATAATTTCTCCATTAAAAGCTTACACACTGCAG GCTGAAAATGAAGCTGATAGGATTGACTGGATGAACAAGATCACAGGAGTAATTGCCTCTCTCTTGAACTCCCACCTGAATCAG ACACATTTTGGAAGAAGTAATTTGGGCAATATCAGCGAAGCAGTTGATGACGATTTTACTGTGTTGAGTTTTAATAACGAGGGGGGATCTACAGGTGATAACATGGACATGAATCCAGCAGATTCTGTCTCCAGTATTCTTCGAGAGATTCCTGGAAATGATCTGTGTGCAGAATGTGGTGCACTTGATCCTGATTGGGCGTCTCTTAATCTTGGCATATTAATGTGCATTGAATGCTCTGGTGTACACCGCAATCTTGGAGTTCACATATCAAAG GTGAGGTCAATCAATCTAGATGTGAAAGTTTGGGAACCTACAGTTATGGAACTGTTTAGAAATTTGGGGAATAAATACTGCAATTCCGTATGGGAGAAACTACCTCAAACCAATAAATTTTTTATCGAGGATGAAACAGATGCTGTTTTGGTTAGCAAGCCTAATCCTAAAGACGCAATTCAACAGAGGGAGAAATATATCAATGCAAAG TATGTGGAGAAGCTGTTTGTAGAAGCCAGCAATGGTAGTAACCCTAACCCTTCTTCAAATGCCACAAGAATATGGGAAGCAGTCAAGGGCAACAACATACAAGAGGTATATCGCATGATTGCTAcatcaaattcaaattcaaatattGTGAATGCCACAACATACGATGACGTGGCGCCTTCCGATTTGATCCACGATCTTGATTCCACTAAAGATTCGGATCCAAAATTGTGTAAAAGAATAAAGGATTCTAGAAGGCCGGAAAGTTGTCTTCAAGGGAGCACGTTGTTGCATTTAGCATGTGGGTCCGGGTATCAAGTGATGGTTGAACTGTTGCTACAGTTTGGTGCTGATATAAACAGGCCTGACTACCATGGCAGGACGCCTCTTCATCATTGTATCTTTTCTGGAAATAACAAATTAGCCAAATATATGCTCAGAAg AGGGGCAATTCCGTCAATTAAAGATGGGGGTGGGCAGGGTGCCCTAGAGAGAGCCATGGAGATGGGAGCGATTACTGATGATGAGCTACTAATATTGCTTTCTGATGGGAAGTGA